The Phoenix dactylifera cultivar Barhee BC4 chromosome 12, palm_55x_up_171113_PBpolish2nd_filt_p, whole genome shotgun sequence genome has a window encoding:
- the LOC103695493 gene encoding pentatricopeptide repeat-containing protein At3g09060 gives MAGGQQMAGGEPLADSPPLYRLLDLLKDEKDPATALSHLDAIAARHPFYSPSPSLLFLLLRRLSSSAPALLPRLLRFLFSRPRRHRFSEAAALVALKAFSRALMPDHALATFQSLPAIFRCQPGVRSHNALLDAFVRARRWDQAESFFAFFHTKGRVSPNLQSYNILIRGLCDRGQLDRALRLLETIQSRGLEPDRVTYSTVIYGLLKNGDLVNALKLFDEMCDKDVTPDIVCYNVLLDGLLKKGDFSKGMEIWERLVRDSAVGPNVATYNVMLNGLCKLGKFEEVMEMWSRMVRNGHRPDSFTYGILIHGLCETGNVDGASRVYAEIIKTGFVIDVVTCNSLLNGLCKAGRIEESLKLWQSMGKVGNRNIVSYNIMIKGLFENGKADEAVSLWESLQGDNACHPDSVTIGVLIHGLCEKGYVNKALWVLKEAQEDGEKNLDVFAYSSMINGLSKDGRLDEAICIYDQMAKHGCEPNSHTYNALISGFCRASKIAVAIRVFKEMVSNGCTPTIVTYNTLIDGLCKVERFQEASSFAKEMMEKGFKPDMVTYSSLMDGLCRDKKIDVALDIWDRVLDKGFGADVIMHNILINGLCSAGKVEEALHVFLEMKQKNCTPNLVTYNTLMDGFYQVGDCERASDVLVQMSEAGFEPDIISYNIMFNGLCSYNRTSEAMKLLDDALGCGTIPTAITWSILVRAVICS, from the coding sequence ATGGCCGGCGGACAGCAGATGGCGGGGGGAGAGCCTCTCGCCGACTCTCCCCCGCTCTACCGCCTCCTCGACCTTCTCAAAGACGAGAAGGATCCCGCCACCGCCCTTTCCCACCTCGACGCCATCGCCGCCCGCCACCCCTTCTACTCCCCCTCACCTTCCCTCctattcctcctcctccgccgcctctcctcctccgcccccgCCCTTCTTCCCCGCCTCCTCCGCTTCCTCTTCTCCCGCCCCCGCCGCCACCGCTTCTCCGAGGCTGCCGCCCTCGTCGCCCTCAAGGCCTTCTCCCGCGCCCTCATGCCCGACCACGCCCTCGCCACCTTCCAGTCCCTCCCCGCCATCTTCCGATGCCAGCCCGGCGTCCGTTCCCACAACGCCCTCCTCGATGCCTTCGTCCGCGCTCGCCGCTGGGACCAGGCCGAGTCCTTCTTCGCCTTCTTCCATACCAAAGGCCGCGTCTCCCCCAACCTCCAGAGCTACAACATTCTCATCCGAGGCCTCTGCGACCGGGGACAGCTCGATCGAGCGCTCCGACTCCTGGAAACCATCCAAAGTCGCGGCCTTGAGCCCGACCGCGTTACCTACAGTACCGTGATCTATGGGTTGCTTAAAAACGGCGATTTGGTCAACGCTCTCAAACTGTTCGATGAAATGTGCGATAAAGATGTGACGCCCGATATTGTGTGCTATAATGTTCTGCTTGATGGTTTGTTGAAGAAAGGCGATTTCTCGAAGGGAATGGAGATCTGGGAGAGGCTGGTCAGGGATAGCGCGGTTGGTCCAAATGTTGCCACGTATAATGTTATGCTGAATGGTTTGTGCAAGCTTGGGAAGTTTGAAGAGGTGATGGAGATGTGGAGTCGGATGGTGAGGAATGGCCATCGGCCTGATTCATTCACCTATGGGATTTTGATTCACGGGCTGTGTGAAACAGGGAATGTGGATGGGGCCTCACGGGTCTACGCGGAGATTATCAAGACGGGCTTTGTCATCGATGTTGTCACATGTAACTCTCTGCTTAATGGTCTCTGCAAGGCAGGGAGGATAGAGGAGTCCTTGAAGCTGTGGCAGTCGATGGGAAAGGTAGGGAATCGCAACATTGTCAGTTACAACATAATGATCAAGGGTCTGTTCGAGAATGGCAAGGCAGATGAGGCAGTTTCACTTTGGGAAAGCTTGCAAGGGGACAATGCATGCCATCCAGATTCAGTGACAATCGGTGTTTTGATCCATGGGTTGTGCGAAAAAGGGTATGTCAACAAGGCTTTATGGGTTTTGAAGGAGGCGCAAGAAGATGGTGAGAAGAATCTGGATGTCTTTGCATATTCCTCGATGATAAATGGATTGAGCAAAGATGGGAGATTGGATGAGGCTATTTGCATTTATGATCAAATGGCTAAACATGGCTGTGAACCAAATTCGCATACATACAATGCATTGATAAGTGGCTTCTGTCGAGCATCTAAGATTGCTGTCGCCATCCGGGTTTTCAAGGAGATGGTCAGCAATGGCTGCACTCCTACTATTGTAACATACAACACTCTTATAGATGGTTTGTGTAAGGTGGAGAGGTTCCAGGAGGCTTCTAGCTTTGCAAAAGAAATGATGGAAAAAGGTTTCAAACCTGACATGGTGACATACAGCTCTTTGATGGATGGTCTCTGTCGAGATAAGAAGATCGATGTTGCTCTTGACATTTGGGACAGAGTTCTTGACAAGGGCTTTGGAGCCGATGTCATCATGCACAACATTCTTATCAATGGCCTTTGCTCTGCTGGGAAAGTGGAAGAAGCCCTGCATGTTTTCTTGGAGATGAAACAGAAGAACTGCACTCCAAATCTAGTAACATACAACACGCTTATGGATGGATTTTATCAAGTTGGTGACTGTGAAAGGGCATCAGATGTACTGGTCCAGATGTCAGAGGCTGGGTTTGAACCAGATATCATTTCTTACAACATAATGTTTAACGGTCTTTGTTCTTATAATAGGACATCTGAGGCAATGAAGTTACTGGATGATGCCTTAGGTTGTGGTACTATTCCAACTGCCATTACCTGGAGTATACTAGTTAGGGCAGTTATCTGCAGCTGA